One segment of Alistipes finegoldii DSM 17242 DNA contains the following:
- a CDS encoding glycoside hydrolase family 18: MKKILLMCLSLLLFASALVSCEDWTEPESKVFLKGDGHDDAYYAALRKWKAETDYDMAWGWFGGWGANATNLKNSLRGLPDSLYLAAIWGRWRPSVLTDAMKADMEYVQRVKGTKVVCTTITGWVGVDVIGGDYQNNPQKEEYFGWKPEWDTPSGWRAADGTDERAAQEASIRKYARMLADSVYTGGYSGIDLDYEPNVGGAGCKRELSNRDNFYIFVDELGKYLGPKSGTDKLLVIDGEINAVEGRCMPYFDYFIWQAYSTSSDSGLNTYISTVIRNGSGYMEPEELIRKLYTTVNFEQYAAEGGGSYTGGINRLLGQALWKPTWEGKTYRKGGFGSYHIEYEYYLSGKSGFYPWTRQAINAVHRSENEEEVPNE, translated from the coding sequence ATGAAAAAGATATTATTGATGTGTCTGTCCCTGCTGCTGTTCGCGTCAGCTCTGGTCTCCTGCGAGGATTGGACGGAGCCCGAAAGCAAGGTGTTCCTCAAGGGCGACGGGCACGACGACGCCTATTACGCCGCCCTGCGCAAATGGAAGGCGGAGACCGATTACGACATGGCATGGGGATGGTTCGGCGGTTGGGGCGCCAACGCCACCAACCTCAAGAACTCGCTCCGGGGCCTTCCCGACAGCCTCTATCTGGCGGCCATCTGGGGCCGGTGGCGTCCCAGCGTCCTGACCGACGCCATGAAGGCCGACATGGAGTATGTCCAGCGGGTAAAAGGCACCAAAGTGGTGTGCACCACCATTACCGGCTGGGTGGGAGTCGACGTGATCGGAGGCGATTACCAGAACAACCCCCAGAAAGAGGAGTATTTCGGCTGGAAGCCCGAATGGGACACTCCGTCGGGCTGGCGGGCCGCCGACGGCACCGACGAACGGGCCGCTCAGGAAGCCTCCATCCGCAAATACGCCCGCATGCTCGCCGACAGCGTTTATACGGGCGGCTACAGCGGCATCGACTTGGACTACGAGCCGAACGTCGGCGGAGCCGGCTGCAAACGCGAGCTATCCAACCGCGACAACTTCTACATCTTCGTGGACGAGCTGGGCAAATACCTCGGACCGAAATCGGGCACGGACAAACTGCTGGTCATCGACGGAGAGATCAACGCCGTCGAAGGCCGCTGCATGCCCTATTTCGACTACTTCATCTGGCAGGCGTACAGCACCTCCTCCGATTCGGGACTCAACACCTACATCAGCACGGTGATCCGGAACGGTTCGGGATACATGGAGCCGGAAGAGCTGATCCGCAAGCTCTACACCACGGTCAACTTCGAACAATATGCCGCCGAGGGCGGCGGCTCCTACACGGGCGGCATCAACCGGCTTCTGGGGCAGGCTCTCTGGAAACCCACATGGGAGGGCAAGACCTACCGCAAGGGCGGATTCGGCTCCTACCACATCGAATACGAATATTATCTGTCCGGCAAATCGGGCTTCTATCCGTGGACCCGGCAGGCCATCAACGCCGTACATCGGTCCGAGAACGAAGAAGAGGTTCCGAACGAATAA
- a CDS encoding BT_3987 domain-containing protein codes for MKIKAFYLSAVAAIVTGLVSCDNAELKYDDVTGPGRLFLNEAVGTAKSVSFVIPDDGSVYTVTPRISKPLGRDLKLTVYVDEKALDEYNKQNNTSYTLLPNTNYEFESSAVIPAGKVVSNPVTITLHPLTTEQNKTGFVHALPIAVKAEGDAMQVLEGADAFVLAATPVPYSNVVEITGNSYLQTRFAEDYKLSSWTFETLFNPSQIYTGNTTTWLASAIGYYEQGGTKIIQDGFMLRLGDSGGGTKNSLINGMVSRSGKQISSIPLQSNIWHHIAIVCDEGDITLYVNGNVGYTAKSGYAATQFYALNGIRFGNESASGNLGSLRYRYCQVRFWSVARSVEELNNNRYAVPADTPGLLGYWKLNEYTEGKAMVPGSTVKCIEEDTPMTETETYLFKDATGKQPDALIHRASANTPYIFTPDKRIEVGYTWDGVLAQ; via the coding sequence ATGAAAATCAAGGCATTTTATTTATCGGCCGTCGCAGCGATCGTGACGGGACTCGTGTCCTGCGACAACGCCGAACTCAAATACGACGACGTAACGGGCCCCGGCAGACTCTTCCTGAACGAAGCGGTCGGAACAGCCAAATCGGTCTCGTTCGTCATTCCCGACGACGGCAGCGTCTACACGGTCACGCCCCGCATCTCGAAACCGCTGGGCAGGGATCTGAAACTCACCGTATACGTGGACGAGAAGGCCCTCGACGAGTACAACAAACAGAACAACACCTCCTACACACTGCTTCCGAACACCAACTACGAATTCGAAAGCAGCGCGGTGATCCCCGCAGGCAAGGTCGTCTCCAACCCGGTGACAATCACCCTGCATCCGCTCACCACGGAGCAGAACAAGACGGGATTCGTCCATGCGCTGCCCATCGCCGTAAAGGCCGAAGGGGATGCCATGCAGGTGCTCGAAGGCGCCGACGCATTCGTCTTGGCCGCAACGCCGGTTCCCTATTCGAACGTAGTCGAGATCACGGGCAACAGCTATCTGCAAACACGCTTCGCCGAAGATTACAAACTCTCGTCGTGGACCTTCGAAACGCTGTTCAACCCCAGTCAGATCTACACCGGCAACACGACGACATGGCTCGCGTCGGCCATCGGATACTACGAGCAGGGCGGCACGAAGATCATTCAGGACGGCTTCATGCTCCGTCTGGGCGACAGCGGCGGCGGCACGAAGAACAGCCTGATCAACGGCATGGTCAGCCGCTCCGGCAAACAGATCTCCTCCATCCCGCTCCAGTCGAACATCTGGCACCATATCGCCATCGTGTGCGACGAAGGTGACATCACGCTCTACGTGAACGGCAACGTCGGCTACACGGCCAAATCGGGCTATGCCGCGACGCAGTTCTACGCCCTGAACGGCATCCGCTTCGGTAACGAATCCGCTTCCGGCAACCTCGGAAGCCTGCGTTACCGTTACTGTCAGGTCCGGTTCTGGTCCGTAGCGCGCAGCGTCGAGGAGCTGAACAACAACCGCTATGCGGTTCCGGCCGACACGCCGGGTCTGCTGGGCTACTGGAAACTCAACGAGTACACCGAAGGCAAGGCGATGGTTCCGGGCTCCACGGTAAAATGCATCGAAGAGGACACTCCGATGACGGAAACGGAGACCTACCTCTTCAAAGACGCCACGGGCAAACAGCCCGACGCCCTCATCCACCGGGCGTCCGCAAACACCCCCTACATCTTCACCCCGGACAAACGCATCGAGGTGGGATATACATGGGACGGCGTTCTCGCCCAATAA
- a CDS encoding family 20 glycosylhydrolase yields MKFSFHLLLACIALTACGESGKTTADYRIVPCPGEIAPGDGGDFELDARTRIVCTGDNDGMRANAEFLAGYVESVVGSAPEITGPDGLCDDGRAVILRADAPGKGGEAYEIEVSENRITVSGESDAGVFYGIQTLRKAMGAAKAAKVLFPAVRIADEPYLGYRGVMLDVGRTFYPVEEVKRIIDLAALHNLNVFHWHLTDDQGWRIEIDAYPRLTETGAFRRDTTLAGEPGTFGGYYTKRQIRDIVEYAARRYIEVVPEIDMPGHMTAALASYPELGCTGGPYVITSQPGVRRDILCAGNPAVFDFVEKVLEEVIGLFPSKYIHIGGDESPRTRWRECPECQSLIRRAGLKADTRHSAEDKLQGYFNTRIEEFLARHGRRLIGWDEIVDGGMSPDATVMSWRGTAGGIRAADEGFDVIMSPNSSLYFDYYQSANIDTEPPTIGGYIPLKKVYDTEPVPEELTPEQARHIIGVQANVWTTYMRTDTILEHMLLPRLAALAERAWSDREKDFTDFMERLDRLVGFYDRDGYSHFPYFYDITGAFTADYGRKAVGMTLSSLPGADIRYTLDGSEPTEESPLCTDTVWIGSPTAVRAVAVLPDGRRSEPFREEVTFNKATMKPIRLLTAPHPKYAAAALNDGLRGKRVFTYGNWAGWQDDDMEAVIDLGRQEEIAQVAFNALLDYGSHIMDAAGAKVWVSDDGETFREVYGEHYPEIPYGAVKRILRHEANFSPALRARYVKLRVMRSKQLPEAYFDRNLRPFLFIDEIYVY; encoded by the coding sequence ATGAAATTTTCATTCCACCTGCTGCTGGCCTGCATCGCGCTCACGGCCTGCGGCGAGAGCGGCAAAACGACCGCCGATTACCGGATCGTGCCGTGCCCCGGCGAAATCGCGCCCGGCGACGGCGGCGATTTCGAACTGGACGCCCGCACCCGGATCGTATGCACCGGCGACAACGACGGCATGCGCGCCAATGCGGAGTTTCTCGCCGGATATGTCGAATCGGTCGTCGGCTCGGCCCCCGAAATCACCGGTCCGGACGGCCTTTGCGACGACGGCAGGGCAGTCATCCTGCGGGCCGACGCGCCGGGCAAAGGCGGCGAAGCGTACGAAATAGAGGTTTCCGAGAACCGCATCACCGTCAGCGGAGAGTCCGACGCCGGCGTGTTCTACGGCATCCAGACGCTCCGCAAGGCGATGGGCGCCGCAAAAGCAGCCAAAGTGCTTTTCCCGGCGGTCCGCATCGCCGACGAACCGTATCTGGGCTACCGGGGCGTGATGCTCGACGTGGGGCGCACGTTCTATCCCGTCGAAGAGGTGAAGCGGATCATCGATCTGGCGGCGCTGCACAACCTCAACGTCTTCCACTGGCACCTGACCGACGATCAGGGGTGGCGGATCGAGATCGACGCCTATCCCCGCCTGACGGAAACCGGGGCTTTCCGCCGCGACACGACGCTCGCAGGCGAGCCGGGCACCTTCGGCGGCTACTACACCAAACGGCAGATCCGCGACATCGTCGAGTATGCCGCACGCCGGTATATCGAGGTCGTTCCGGAGATCGACATGCCGGGCCACATGACGGCGGCGCTCGCCTCCTACCCCGAACTCGGATGCACGGGCGGCCCGTACGTCATCACCTCGCAGCCGGGCGTGCGCCGCGACATCCTCTGCGCGGGCAATCCCGCGGTCTTCGATTTCGTGGAAAAGGTCCTCGAAGAGGTGATCGGACTCTTCCCCTCGAAGTACATCCACATCGGGGGCGACGAATCGCCGCGCACGCGGTGGCGGGAGTGTCCCGAATGCCAGTCGCTGATCCGCAGGGCGGGGCTGAAAGCCGACACCCGCCACAGCGCCGAAGACAAGCTTCAGGGCTACTTCAACACCCGGATCGAGGAGTTCCTCGCACGCCACGGGCGGCGGCTGATCGGCTGGGACGAAATCGTGGACGGCGGCATGTCGCCCGACGCTACGGTCATGTCGTGGCGCGGAACGGCAGGCGGCATCCGGGCCGCCGACGAGGGTTTCGACGTCATCATGTCGCCCAACTCGTCGCTTTACTTCGACTATTACCAGTCGGCGAACATCGACACCGAACCGCCGACCATCGGCGGTTATATTCCGCTGAAAAAGGTCTACGACACCGAACCCGTTCCCGAAGAGCTGACGCCGGAGCAGGCCCGTCACATTATCGGCGTGCAGGCCAACGTGTGGACGACCTACATGCGGACCGATACGATTCTGGAACACATGCTGCTGCCCCGGCTGGCGGCGCTCGCGGAAAGGGCGTGGTCGGACAGGGAGAAGGATTTCACGGACTTCATGGAGCGGCTCGACCGGCTCGTCGGGTTCTACGACCGCGACGGCTACAGCCACTTCCCCTATTTCTACGACATAACCGGCGCCTTCACCGCGGATTACGGCCGCAAGGCGGTGGGGATGACCCTTTCGTCGCTGCCCGGAGCGGACATCCGCTACACGCTGGACGGCAGCGAGCCGACGGAAGAGTCGCCCCTCTGCACCGACACGGTGTGGATCGGATCGCCGACGGCGGTCCGGGCGGTCGCCGTCCTGCCCGACGGACGGCGCAGCGAACCCTTCCGCGAGGAGGTGACTTTCAACAAGGCCACCATGAAGCCGATCCGGCTGCTGACCGCTCCGCATCCCAAATACGCGGCCGCCGCGCTCAACGACGGCCTGCGGGGCAAGCGGGTCTTCACCTACGGCAACTGGGCGGGCTGGCAGGACGACGACATGGAGGCCGTGATCGACCTCGGACGGCAGGAGGAGATCGCGCAGGTGGCGTTCAACGCCCTGCTGGACTACGGGTCGCACATCATGGACGCCGCAGGAGCGAAGGTATGGGTTTCGGACGACGGCGAAACATTCCGCGAGGTATACGGCGAGCACTATCCGGAAATTCCTTACGGTGCCGTCAAACGCATTTTGCGCCACGAAGCGAACTTCTCCCCGGCGCTCCGGGCCCGCTACGTGAAACTGCGGGTCATGCGCTCCAAACAGCTTCCCGAAGCTTATTTCGACCGGAATCTGCGTCCGTTTCTGTTTATCGACGAAATTTACGTATATTAG
- a CDS encoding sulfatase family protein — translation MKYLPILPAAAAAAGIVSCGTEPKQPDYVNFILINLDDAGNGDFSFSGALGYKTPNIDRLALEGMRYTNFYAAQPISGASRAGLLTGCYPNRIGFAHAPNPGCPYGISDEEETIAEVLKKRDYATAIFGKWHLGDAKKFLPLQHGFDEWYGLPYSNDMWPYHPKWKFPDLPTYEGNEILGYNLDQTTLTTDYTERSVKFIRENRERPFFLYLAHSMPHVPLAVSDKFKGKSEQGLYGDVMMELDWSVGEVLRTLEELGLERNTLVIFTSDNGPWIAYGNHAGSTGGLREAKATTFNGGLRVPLIARWKGTIPAGTVCERLASNIDLLPTFAQIAQAPLPAHKIDGVSMLPLLEDPDAAPVRDALCLYYQDNSLEAVTDGTYKLIFPHDYLAYGTPGDDGMPGEMIPRRVEEKELYDMRRDPGERCNVLSQHPEIAEKLEAVAERYRAELGDDLTGCEGTGRRKPGYR, via the coding sequence ATGAAATACCTACCCATTCTGCCGGCGGCCGCGGCCGCCGCAGGGATCGTCTCGTGCGGCACGGAGCCGAAACAACCCGATTACGTCAATTTCATCCTCATCAACCTCGACGACGCCGGAAACGGAGACTTCTCCTTCTCCGGAGCCTTGGGCTACAAAACCCCGAACATCGACCGGCTGGCCCTCGAAGGGATGCGGTACACCAACTTCTACGCCGCGCAGCCCATCAGCGGCGCATCCCGCGCAGGACTGCTCACGGGGTGCTACCCCAACCGCATCGGCTTCGCCCATGCGCCCAATCCGGGCTGCCCCTACGGCATCAGCGACGAGGAGGAGACCATCGCCGAAGTGCTCAAGAAACGCGACTACGCCACGGCGATCTTCGGCAAATGGCACCTCGGCGACGCCAAGAAGTTCCTGCCTCTGCAGCACGGGTTCGACGAGTGGTACGGACTGCCCTACTCGAACGACATGTGGCCCTACCACCCCAAGTGGAAATTCCCCGACCTGCCGACCTACGAAGGCAACGAGATACTGGGCTACAACCTCGACCAGACCACGCTCACCACGGACTATACCGAACGAAGCGTGAAGTTCATCCGCGAGAACAGGGAGCGCCCCTTCTTCCTCTATCTGGCCCACTCGATGCCGCACGTGCCGCTGGCCGTCTCGGACAAATTCAAGGGCAAAAGCGAACAGGGGCTTTACGGCGACGTGATGATGGAGCTGGACTGGAGCGTCGGCGAGGTGCTCCGGACGCTCGAAGAGCTGGGGCTGGAGCGCAATACGCTGGTGATCTTCACCTCGGACAACGGTCCGTGGATCGCCTACGGCAACCATGCCGGATCGACCGGAGGCCTGCGCGAAGCCAAGGCCACGACCTTCAACGGAGGACTCCGCGTGCCGCTTATCGCCCGCTGGAAAGGGACGATACCCGCGGGTACGGTCTGCGAACGGCTGGCCTCGAACATCGACCTGCTGCCGACCTTCGCCCAGATCGCCCAAGCGCCGCTGCCCGCACACAAGATCGACGGCGTGAGCATGCTGCCGCTGCTCGAAGACCCCGACGCGGCGCCGGTCCGCGACGCGCTCTGTCTCTATTATCAGGACAACAGTCTCGAAGCCGTGACCGACGGCACCTATAAATTGATTTTCCCGCACGACTACCTCGCCTACGGGACGCCCGGCGACGACGGCATGCCCGGCGAGATGATCCCACGCCGTGTCGAGGAAAAGGAGCTGTACGACATGCGGCGCGATCCGGGCGAACGCTGCAACGTGCTGTCGCAGCACCCCGAAATCGCTGAAAAACTGGAAGCGGTCGCCGAACGGTACCGTGCGGAGCTGGGCGACGACCTGACGGGCTGCGAAGGCACCGGACGGCGCAAGCCGGGATACAGATAA
- a CDS encoding DUF3467 domain-containing protein, whose translation MAEMKQFGIDLELDDTIAQGNYSNLAIISHSTSEFIIDFAAVLPGVQKARVKSRIILTPEHAKRLLRSLQENIVRYESNVGKIEIPTPSPASETGPKMGEA comes from the coding sequence ATGGCAGAAATGAAACAATTCGGGATCGACCTCGAACTCGACGATACGATCGCTCAGGGCAACTATTCGAATCTGGCGATCATCTCCCACTCCACCTCGGAGTTCATCATCGACTTCGCCGCGGTGCTGCCCGGCGTGCAGAAGGCGCGTGTCAAAAGCCGCATCATCCTTACGCCTGAACATGCCAAACGGCTGTTGCGTTCGCTGCAGGAAAACATCGTCCGCTACGAGAGCAACGTGGGCAAGATCGAGATTCCGACCCCTTCGCCGGCTTCCGAGACGGGACCGAAGATGGGCGAGGCTTAA
- a CDS encoding LysE family translocator, with product MGFEFLDVMFRGICVGVAASITVGPVAVLCIQRTLSKSRRSGIVSGLGVACADTFMAMAALFFYSMLQTQIEQYNTLLRVIGGIFVVIVGVYIFAQNPVPQIRRNRAGKTSLWQDFASIFGLTIANFIMVIPYILAFFAVFKISGGDISHEGVGGFIRAAFTIAGFFGGAAAWWTMLAFVINLFRRRFRPRHMLTINHVAGLIIGILGIYTILSTFLDIFPNVGY from the coding sequence ATGGGATTTGAATTTCTGGACGTTATGTTCCGCGGCATCTGCGTGGGTGTCGCCGCATCGATCACCGTCGGCCCCGTAGCCGTGCTCTGCATCCAGCGCACGCTGTCGAAAAGCCGCCGTTCGGGGATCGTATCGGGTTTGGGCGTCGCCTGCGCCGACACTTTCATGGCCATGGCGGCGCTGTTCTTCTATTCGATGCTCCAGACCCAGATCGAGCAGTACAACACGCTGCTGCGCGTGATCGGCGGCATCTTCGTGGTGATCGTCGGCGTCTACATCTTCGCCCAGAACCCCGTCCCCCAGATCCGCCGCAACCGCGCGGGCAAAACCTCGCTGTGGCAGGATTTCGCCTCGATCTTCGGGCTTACGATCGCCAACTTCATCATGGTCATCCCCTATATCCTCGCCTTCTTCGCCGTCTTCAAGATTTCGGGCGGCGACATCTCGCACGAGGGAGTGGGAGGATTCATCCGCGCGGCGTTCACCATCGCGGGATTCTTCGGCGGCGCCGCGGCATGGTGGACGATGCTGGCTTTCGTCATCAACCTCTTCCGCCGCCGTTTCCGCCCCCGCCACATGCTGACGATCAACCACGTCGCGGGCCTTATCATCGGCATACTGGGTATTTACACGATACTTTCAACATTCCTTGATATATTCCCCAATGTCGGATACTAA
- the cmk gene encoding (d)CMP kinase, whose amino-acid sequence MSDTKHKIIIAVDGFSSCGKSTFAKAIARRLGYIFIDTGAMYRAVTLYALEHGAIRSGIVDEDAVVGLLDQITITFRFNPERGASDIYVNGDLAEGKIRTIEVSNCVSQVSAIPAVRRKLVAMQQEMGRRRGVVMDGRDIGTVVFPDAELKIFMTADPKVRACRRYDELRAKGDDVSLEEIERNVRERDKADMSRAISPLRQADDAVVLDNSCMTVEQQMAWFMTELERINK is encoded by the coding sequence ATGTCGGATACTAAACACAAGATCATAATCGCCGTAGACGGATTCTCGTCGTGCGGAAAGAGCACGTTCGCCAAAGCCATCGCCCGGCGTCTGGGCTACATTTTCATCGACACGGGCGCCATGTACCGCGCCGTGACGCTCTATGCGCTCGAACACGGAGCGATCCGTTCGGGCATCGTCGACGAAGACGCGGTCGTCGGGCTGCTCGACCAAATTACGATCACGTTCCGGTTCAATCCCGAACGCGGCGCCAGCGACATCTACGTGAACGGCGATCTGGCGGAGGGCAAAATCCGGACGATCGAGGTCAGCAACTGCGTGAGCCAAGTGAGCGCCATTCCGGCCGTGCGCCGCAAGCTGGTGGCCATGCAGCAGGAGATGGGACGCCGCCGCGGCGTGGTGATGGACGGCCGCGACATCGGCACGGTGGTATTCCCCGACGCCGAACTGAAGATTTTCATGACGGCCGACCCCAAGGTGCGGGCCTGCCGCCGTTACGACGAACTGCGCGCCAAGGGCGACGACGTATCGCTGGAGGAGATCGAGCGCAATGTCCGCGAGCGCGACAAGGCCGACATGAGCCGTGCCATATCGCCCCTGCGGCAGGCCGACGACGCTGTCGTGCTGGACAACAGCTGCATGACGGTCGAGCAGCAGATGGCGTGGTTTATGACGGAATTGGAACGTATAAACAAATAA